The Paenibacillus sp. BIC5C1 DNA segment TTATGGGCAGTAAGTCGGATTGGGAAACGATGAAGTATGCTTGTGAGGTGCTGGACGAGCTGGAGATTGGGTATGAAAAAAAGGTCGTATCCGCGCATCGCACGCCAGATTTGATGTTTGAATACGCGGAGCAAGCGATTGGCCGTGGATTCAAGGTTATCATTGCAGGTGCGGGCGGGGCAGCACATCTGCCCGGTATGGTCGCTTCCAAGACGATGCTTCCGGTCATTGGAGTTCCGGTGCAATCCAAGGCGCTAAATGGTCTCGATTCCTTGCTGTCCATTGTTCAAATGCCTGGTGGCATTCCCGTCGCAACGGTAGCGATTGGCAAGGCAGGTGCAACGAATGCCGCATTGCTTGCGGCTCAGATCATCGGTGCTTTTGACCAGGATGTCCAACGCCGCAGCGAAGCCCGCAGAGAGCGAATCAAACAAGAAGTGCTCGAAAGCAGTGACGAAATATGACGAATACACAAATTCAACCCGGATCAGCAGGTAAAGCAGAACGTGTTCTGCTCCCAGGTAAAACAACCATCGGTGTTCTTGGAGGCGGGCAGCTTGGACGGATGCTGACACTTGCCGGAACAGCGATGGGGTATCGGTTCGTTACACTTGATCCGGCAGCTGATTCCCCTTGTGGACAAATTGCCGATCAGATTGAAGCGGGATATGACGATGAAAAGGCTGCAATCGAACTGGCTCGGCAGTGTGATGTAATCACCTATGAGTTCGAGAATGTAGATGCAGATGTTGCTTCTCTCCTGGAACGGGAATCCTATGTACCGCAAGGAAGTGCGTTATTGTACACAACCCAGCATCGTTTGCGTGAAAAACGAGCCATTGAGGCGGCTGGTGTGCGTGTAGCTCCTTACCGGGAAATTACAAGCAAGGACACCATGAAGGCAGCCGTGAGTGAACTTGGTGTTCCTTGTGTACTGAAGACGGTGACAGGCGGATATGACGGCAAGGGTCAACGGGTTATTCGCGAAGCAAATCAGGCGCTAGCTGCTTATGAAGAACTTGCAGCTACCGGTGCGGAACTGGTATTGGAGCAATTTATCAAGTTTGACTGCGAGATTTCAGTGGTTGTTGCACGCAGCACGAATGGAGAAATTAAGACGTTCCCGCCTGCGGAGAACATTCATGTGAACAACATTTTGCATGCTTCGATTGTACCCGCAAGAGTGGCGACCGAAATACAGATTGAAGCGCAGAAATTGGCGGCAGCAGTGGCTCAATCCATACAGGCCGTTGGATTGCTCGCAGTGGAATTGTTTGTTGCGGCAGATGGAAGACTGTATGTGAATGAGCTGGCCCCTAGGCCGCATAATTCCGGCCACTATACGATGGAAGCCTGCGCCACATCGCAATTCGAACAGCATATTCGTGCGATTTGCGGATTGCCGCTTGGAGATACCTCATTATTGAGTCCGGTTGTTATGGTCAATGTGCTTGGAGAACATCTGGAAGGTATAATTGCCAGAACGGGTCAGGCTGACGCGGAAGCGTTGGAACTCGGTGTAATTCCTAAGCTTCATATATATGGTAAAACCGAAGCAAAGACAGGACGAAAAATGGGGCATGTCAATCTGCTCTGTCAGGATGTCGAAGAAGGATTACAATGGATTGAACAAACTAATCTTTGGAGGAATACAAATTTATGATCGAACGTTATAGCAGACCCGAAATGAGAGCCATCTGGACGGAGGAGAACAAATTCAAGTCTTGGCTGGAAGTTGAAATTTGTGCATGTGAAGCTTGGGCGGAGCTTGGCGTCATTCCTAAGGAAGAAGCAGCATTGCTTCGTCAGAACGCTTCTTTTGACATCGACCGCATTTACGAGATTGAACAGGAAACACGTCATGACGTTATTGCTTTCACGCGTACGGTATCTGAAAGTCTGGGCGCTGAGCGGAAATGGGTGCACTACGGACTGACTTCCACGGATGTCGTTGATACGGCTCTTGGATATGTACTGCGTCAGGCAAACGAAATCCTGGAACGTGACATTGTGAACTTTATCGAAATTTTACGTGAAAAAGCGAAGACCTATCAGCACACGCCAATGATGGGACGTACACATGGGGTACATGCGGAGCCAACGACGTTTGGTCTGAAAATGGCACTCTGGCATGAAGAAATGAAACGGAATTTGGAGCGTTTCCGCCACGCGGCAGACAACGTACAATACGGTAAGATCTCTGGAGCAGTTGGTACTTACGCGAACATTGATCCGTTTGTTGAAGAGTTTGTCTGCGAGAAGTTGGGTACGAAGCCTGCACCAATCTCGACTCAAACGCTGCAACGTGACCGTCATGCAGAATACATGGCTACACTGGCATTGATCGCAACATCTCTGGACAAGTTTGCTACAGAAGTACGTGCGTTGCAAAAGAGTGAGTTCCGTGAAGTGGAAGAAGCATTTGCAAAAGGTCAAAAAGGATCTTCGGCAATGCCGCACAAACGTAACCCAATCGGCAGTGAAAATATTTCCGGTCTGTCCCGCGTTATTCGCGGACATATGGTATCGGCATACGAGAACGTGACGTTGTGGCACGAGCGCGATATCTCGCACTCTTCCGTAGAGCGTATCATTCTGCCGGATGCAACGATGCTGCTGAACTACATGCTGAACCGTTTCGGAAACATCGTGAAGAACCTGACGGTATTCCCTGAAAATATGAAACGCAATATGGAGCGCACCTTCGGTGTACCATTCTCCGGTCGCGTAATGACGAAGCTGATCGACAAAGGTTTCAGCCGTGAGCAGGCATACGATACGGTTCAGCCACGTGCGATGCAAGCATGGGAAGAACAACGCCAGTTCCAGGATATCGTGAAATCCACACCGGAAATTACGGAAGTGCTGAGCGACGAGGAAATCGCAGATGCGTTCAACCCGTCATGGCACCTGAAGCATGTGGATACAATCTTCAAAAAACTTGGTTTGAACGACTAATATAATCCTTTCATAAGGCTAGAGAACAGAATGATGGGTCAGCAGGGAACGCAGAGGACAGAAATAAGCTGAAGAAGCGAAGCGTTCGCCTTTATCCCCGGATTTTCACTTTGAAAAAGTGGAATCAAAAAATCTGGGGATAACAGCGATCGGAAGATTGTTCTGTCATCGGAGTGAAGTGTGCATCATCACGGCTCTGTTTATAGCCCTACATCTCCTGAAAGAAGGTGAGCCTCCATGGCGCTGTCCACTGCGGCAGATCTCGTTAAAGCTCCTTTGTTATACAAGGGAAAAGTGCGTGAGTTGTACGATCTGGGTGAACATTTTCTCATCGTGGTTACGGACCGGATTTCGGCATTTGACTATGTGCTGGACCCGGCCGTTCCCGAGAAGGGCAATGTGCTTAATAAACTGAGCAGCTTCTGGTTTGAACTGACGGACGACATGATGGATAACCACGTGGTGCATACGGATGTAAACCAATTGGGCGATGTCATCACTGATCCTGAACAGCTCAAAGACCGCATCATGGTGACCCGCAAAGCCGAGCGCATTGATATTGAATGTGTGGTACGCGGATACATTACCGGAGGCGGGTGGAGACAATATGAGAAAAGCGGAGAGGTCAACGGCATCAAGCTGCCGGAGGGACTTCGCAAAAACGCCAAGCTCGACGTTCCCATCTTCACCCCAGCAGCTAAAAACGATGTCGGTCATGACGAAGACATTCCGATGGATCGAATGAAAGAAATTGTCGGAGATGCTCTGGCGATTGAGCTTCAGGAAAAGAGCCTGCGTCTCTACGAATTCGCTCGCGACTATTGCGATCAGCGGGGCATCATTCTCGCAGACTGCAAATTCGAGTTCGGCATGGTCGACGGCAAAGTCATTCTGATCGATGAAATCTTCACGCCAGACGCTTCTCGCTTCTGGGCCCAGGAGAATTATGCACTCGACATCGAGATCGACAGCATGGATAAAGAGCCAGTGCGCACCTATCTGTTAGGCAGCGATTGGGACAAGAACAGCAAACCTGACCCGCTGCCACAAGAGGTAGTGGAGGCCACAACCGCAAGATACGTCGATATTTATAACCGTTTAACGGAAAAATAAGTTTGAGTAAGGGACGTTTGAGTGTAGGCTACGGGAAAGTTTGGCTTTCGATCGCTGTTGCCCCCGGAATGTTTGGATTGGAATCCTTTCTTCAAAAGGAAACATTCCGGTTGCAAAGGCGAGCGCTAACGCTTCTCCAGCTCAAATTTTTCCCTCCACCAGTGTCAAACTGGGGATGAGGCAATTAAACCAAGACTTTTATTAAACTGGAAGTCTATCAATATAAAAAAACAGTAGGGTTACTCATTTAACTCGAAGACCATTCACTTTTTTCACGTAATGGTCAGGCTCGACCATTACACACCGTGCAACGTAAAGGGTTTAGGCCTTTAAAAAAACGTCGCATGGACTAGCGGAGGGGCGGAATTGTTCTTAAAGGAGCGATAGCGTTCGCCTTTGTCCCCGGGTTTTGACCGCACAGCGGTTCAAAACAATTCAGAAAAACCTGGGGACAACAGCGACCGGAAGAACAATCCGCCCCGGAGCAAGCTCCCAAGTCACTTTTTTAACAGCATAAAGCATTTATCCCGTTCATTACTGAGGAGGAACATAAGGATCATGATTAAAGCAACCGTCTATGTCACTATTAAGCAAAGCGTTCTCGACCCGCAAGGAGTAGCTGTTCAAGGTGCCCTGCACTCGATGGGATTCAATGAAGTGGAAAGTGTACGGATTGGTAAAGTCATGGAACTGACTCTGGATACAACAGACCGTGCGGAAGCGGAGAAACGATTGACAGTAATGTGTGAGAAGCTGCTGGCTAACACCGTTGTTGAAGATTACCGCTACGAATTGGAGGGTTAATCCCATGAAATTTGCAGTTCTTGTGTTTCCTGGATCCAACTGCGACATCGACTGTTACAAAGCAGTAGAAGATGCGATTGGACAAGAGGTTGATTATGTATGGCACACGGCTACAGATTTATCGGCTTATGATTGTATCCTTGTTCCAGGTGGTTTCTCTTATGGAGACTATCTGCGCTGCGGAGCGATCTCCCGTTTTGCACCCGTAATGAATGAGGTAGCTAAGGCTGCTGAACAAGGTAAATATATTCTCGGCATTTGCAACGGATTCCAGATCCTCACTGAGGCAGGATTGCTTCCTGGCGCGTTGATCCGCAACATGTCGCTGAAATTCCGTTGTCACGATACGGTGTTGAAAGTGGCGAATGCAGCTACTCCATTTACACGTGACTATGCACCTGGGGAAGAGATCGTTATTCCTATTGCTCACGGTGAAGGAAACTATTACTGTGACGAAGAAACACTAGCAAGTTTGCAGGCAAACAACCAGATCGTCTTTACGTATGGCAGCAACCCGAACGGTTCCCTGGGTGATATCGCGGGAATCTGTAATGAGGGTGGAAATGTGGTTGGCATGATGCCACATCCAGAGCGCGCGGTGGACTCACTGCTGGGTTCGGAAGACGGCAAACGTATGTTTACATCTATTTTGAAAGCATGGAGGGATCGGCATGACGCAGCAGCTATCCGCTAAGGAACCGACGGCAGAACAGGTCGCAGAACATAAACTTTACGCACAAATGGGCGTGTCTGACAGCGAGTATGAGCTGATCTGTGAGTTCATGGGGCGTAAGCCGAACTACACGGAAATTGGTGTTTTCAGTGTGATGTGGTCGGAGCACTGCGCTTATAAAAACTCCAAGCCATTGCTGCGCCGTTTCCCAACCACTGGACCACGTGTCCTGATGGGACCTGGTGAAGGTGCCGGTATCGTGGATATCGGTGACAATCAGGCCGTTGTATTCAAAATTGAAAGCCATAACCATCCTTCCGCGGTTGAGCCTTATCAAGGTGCGGCAACAGGTGTGGGCGGCATTATCCGTGATATTTTCTCCATGGGTGCAAGACCCGTAGCAATACTGAACTCCCTGCGTTTCGGTAAGCTGGAGAGCGATCGCGTTAAATATTTGTTCGAACATGTGGTAGCGGGTATTGCTGGATACGGTAACTGTATCGGTATTCCTACCGTTGGTGGCGAAGTGATGTTTGATGAGAGCTATGAAGGTAATCCGCTGGTTAACGCGATGTGTGTGGGTCTGATTGATCATGACAAGATTCAGCGCGGTGTAGCTAAAGGCGTAGGTAACCCGGTTTACTATGTGGGCCCGCCAACAGGCCGTGATGGAATTCATGGAGCAACCTTTGCATCGGTTGAACTGACGGAAGAATCCGAGTCCCAACGGACAGCGGTTCAGGTCGGTGATCCGTTTATGGAGAAACTGGTAATGGAATCCTGTCTGGAATTGATCGACACGGGCATCGTGCTCGGGATTCAGGATATGGGTGCTGCTGGTCTGACATGTTCGAGTGCAGAGATGGCAAGTAAAGCGGGTAACGGTCTGGAATTGTATCTGGATCAGGTACCACAGCGTGAAGAAGGCATGACGCCTTACGAGATGATGTTGTCCGAGTCCCAGGAACGGATGTTGTTCGTTGTTGAGCCGAAGGATGAGGCGCAGGCGATGGAAATCTTTGAACGTTGGGGCGTAATCTGTGCGAAAGTCGGTAAAGTAACGGATGACGGACGTCTGAAATTGATCCACCACGGTGAAGTGGTTGGAGATATGCCAGTAACGGCACTGGTTGACGAATGTCCAGTGTACGACAAACCTTCTTCTGTACCTGCATACTATGAGCAAAGTGCTTCCATCGACACGCTTCGTTACGACGAAGTGTCGGATCTCGGCGGAGCGCTGAAACAAGTGCTGGCTTCACCAACAGTAGCAAGTAAAAAATGGATTTATGATCAATACGATTACATGGTACGTACAAGCACTGCCGTTCGTCCGGGGTCGGATGCAGCCGTAGTCACGATTCGTGGCACACGCAAAGGTCTCGCGATGACAACGGACTGTAATGGACGTTATGTATATCTGGATCCAGAAGTAGGCGGACGGATTGCAGTCAGTGAAGCTGCCCGTAACATTGTATGTTCCGGTGCAGAGCCACTCGCGATTACGGACAACCTGAACTTTGGTAACCCGGAGAAGCCGGATATTTTCTGGCAGATGGAAAAAGCAGTAGACGGTATGGCGGAAGCTTGCCGCGTGCTGGATACGCCAGTTATCGGTGGTAATGTGAGTCTGTACAACGAAAACGCTAAAGGCTCTATCTATCCAACACCAGTGGTTGGTATGGTTGGTCTCGTTCATGATACAGATCACATCACAACACAAGCATTCAAATCCGAAGGTGATGTTATCATCCTCCTCGGTGAAACAAAAGCTGAGCTGGGTGGCAGCGAGCTGCAATACGCGGTTCATGGCCAGACGGAAGGTCGTCCGCCAGAACTGAATTTGCAAACGGAAAAAGCGTTGCTCAGCACCGTGCTGGAAGCTATTCAATCCGGTCTCGTTCGCTCGGCACATGACTTGTCTGAAGGCGGCTTGGCTGTTGCACTCGCAGAGTCTTGTATCAGTGGTAACGTTGGAGCACAGGTGAATGTCGAGACTGCACTGCGGGCAGATCACGCCCTATTCAGTGAGAGCCAATCTCGTATTTTGCTGTCGGCTTCGCCGGAGCAAGCAGGTAAGCTGGAAGCTTTTGTACGTGAACGTGGTGTGCCTGTAGCTGTTATTGGACGTGTAGAAGGAAGTAACCTGACAATTGAATTGAACGGAACATCAGCCGTGAACGAACCTGTAGGAGGTTTAGCTCAGGTCTGGGAGGATGCGATTCCATGTCTCATGAACTGACGACAGGACCATTGTGGACAGGTGATTATTATAACGAAGGGTCCGGCAAGGAAGGACTCGACAAATTAAAGGAAGAATGCGGAGTATTCGGGGTGTTCAAACATCCTGACGCCGCATCACTATCCTATTATGGCCTGCATGCCCTTCAACACCGGGGTGAAGAAAGTGCAGGGATGTGTGTAAGTGACGGTAACGAGTTTCACTACCACCGTGGTATGGGTCTGGTGAAGGAAGTCTTCACCAAAGACCTGATGCAGACGTTAACCGGGGATATCTCCATCGGACACGTTCGTTATTCAACGAGTGGTGACAGTAAGCTGACGAACGCACAACCATTGGTATTCAAATACCGTGATGGTGATCTGGCTGTAGCAACGAACGGAAACATTGTAAATGCGCCAACAATCCGGCGTGAATTGGAGCAGGGCGGATCTATTTTTCAAACGACCAGTGATACCGAAGTTATTGCCCATCTAATCGCGAGATCTTCCAAAGGATTGGTAGAAGCTGCGAAGGATGCGTTCCAACGGATTGTGGGTGGTTATGCATTTCTGATCATGACCAACGACAAGTTGCTGGTTGCTTCTGATCCTCATGGTCTGCGTCCGCTCACAATGGGTAAATTGGGAGATGCGTATCTGTTCGCATCCGAGACGTGTGCCCTCGAGACGATTGGCGCAGAGTTGATTCGTGACATTGAGCCAGGCGAACTGTTGGTACTGGATGCGGATGGTCTTCATGAAGACCGCTTTGATCATCACAAACACCGCAAGGCACTGTGTGCGATGGAGTATATCTACTTTGCCCGTCCGGACAGTGACATGAATGGTGCAAACCAGCACGCTGCGCGTAAACGGATGGGTAGCCGGATGGCGATTGAGTCGTTTGTCGATGCAGATCTGGTAACAGGTGTACCGGACTCCAGTATTTCCGCGGCAATTGGCTACGCCGAGCAGACAGGGATTCCGTATGAGATGGGTATGATCAAAAACAAATACACCGGACGTACGTTTATCCAGCCAAGCCAGGAACTGCGGGAGCAAGGCGTGAAGATGAAACTGAGCGCTGTACGTCGCGTTGTGGAAGGCAAACGTGTGGTTATGATTGACGACTCCATTGTGCGGGGAACCACTTCCCGGCGGATCGTAAACATGCTCCGGGATGCCGGAGCAACAGAGGTGCATGTACGGATTACATCACCACCGTTCAAAAACCCGTGCTTCTACGGTATTGATACGCCTGACAGTCGCGAATTGATTGCCTCTCAACTGTCAGTGGAAGAAATTTGCCGTGAAATCAACGCGGACTCCCTGTCGT contains these protein-coding regions:
- the purE gene encoding 5-(carboxyamino)imidazole ribonucleotide mutase yields the protein MSVQVAVIMGSKSDWETMKYACEVLDELEIGYEKKVVSAHRTPDLMFEYAEQAIGRGFKVIIAGAGGAAHLPGMVASKTMLPVIGVPVQSKALNGLDSLLSIVQMPGGIPVATVAIGKAGATNAALLAAQIIGAFDQDVQRRSEARRERIKQEVLESSDEI
- the purL gene encoding phosphoribosylformylglycinamidine synthase subunit PurL yields the protein MTQQLSAKEPTAEQVAEHKLYAQMGVSDSEYELICEFMGRKPNYTEIGVFSVMWSEHCAYKNSKPLLRRFPTTGPRVLMGPGEGAGIVDIGDNQAVVFKIESHNHPSAVEPYQGAATGVGGIIRDIFSMGARPVAILNSLRFGKLESDRVKYLFEHVVAGIAGYGNCIGIPTVGGEVMFDESYEGNPLVNAMCVGLIDHDKIQRGVAKGVGNPVYYVGPPTGRDGIHGATFASVELTEESESQRTAVQVGDPFMEKLVMESCLELIDTGIVLGIQDMGAAGLTCSSAEMASKAGNGLELYLDQVPQREEGMTPYEMMLSESQERMLFVVEPKDEAQAMEIFERWGVICAKVGKVTDDGRLKLIHHGEVVGDMPVTALVDECPVYDKPSSVPAYYEQSASIDTLRYDEVSDLGGALKQVLASPTVASKKWIYDQYDYMVRTSTAVRPGSDAAVVTIRGTRKGLAMTTDCNGRYVYLDPEVGGRIAVSEAARNIVCSGAEPLAITDNLNFGNPEKPDIFWQMEKAVDGMAEACRVLDTPVIGGNVSLYNENAKGSIYPTPVVGMVGLVHDTDHITTQAFKSEGDVIILLGETKAELGGSELQYAVHGQTEGRPPELNLQTEKALLSTVLEAIQSGLVRSAHDLSEGGLAVALAESCISGNVGAQVNVETALRADHALFSESQSRILLSASPEQAGKLEAFVRERGVPVAVIGRVEGSNLTIELNGTSAVNEPVGGLAQVWEDAIPCLMN
- the purQ gene encoding phosphoribosylformylglycinamidine synthase subunit PurQ, which translates into the protein MKFAVLVFPGSNCDIDCYKAVEDAIGQEVDYVWHTATDLSAYDCILVPGGFSYGDYLRCGAISRFAPVMNEVAKAAEQGKYILGICNGFQILTEAGLLPGALIRNMSLKFRCHDTVLKVANAATPFTRDYAPGEEIVIPIAHGEGNYYCDEETLASLQANNQIVFTYGSNPNGSLGDIAGICNEGGNVVGMMPHPERAVDSLLGSEDGKRMFTSILKAWRDRHDAAAIR
- the purB gene encoding adenylosuccinate lyase; the encoded protein is MIERYSRPEMRAIWTEENKFKSWLEVEICACEAWAELGVIPKEEAALLRQNASFDIDRIYEIEQETRHDVIAFTRTVSESLGAERKWVHYGLTSTDVVDTALGYVLRQANEILERDIVNFIEILREKAKTYQHTPMMGRTHGVHAEPTTFGLKMALWHEEMKRNLERFRHAADNVQYGKISGAVGTYANIDPFVEEFVCEKLGTKPAPISTQTLQRDRHAEYMATLALIATSLDKFATEVRALQKSEFREVEEAFAKGQKGSSAMPHKRNPIGSENISGLSRVIRGHMVSAYENVTLWHERDISHSSVERIILPDATMLLNYMLNRFGNIVKNLTVFPENMKRNMERTFGVPFSGRVMTKLIDKGFSREQAYDTVQPRAMQAWEEQRQFQDIVKSTPEITEVLSDEEIADAFNPSWHLKHVDTIFKKLGLND
- the purK gene encoding 5-(carboxyamino)imidazole ribonucleotide synthase; protein product: MTNTQIQPGSAGKAERVLLPGKTTIGVLGGGQLGRMLTLAGTAMGYRFVTLDPAADSPCGQIADQIEAGYDDEKAAIELARQCDVITYEFENVDADVASLLERESYVPQGSALLYTTQHRLREKRAIEAAGVRVAPYREITSKDTMKAAVSELGVPCVLKTVTGGYDGKGQRVIREANQALAAYEELAATGAELVLEQFIKFDCEISVVVARSTNGEIKTFPPAENIHVNNILHASIVPARVATEIQIEAQKLAAAVAQSIQAVGLLAVELFVAADGRLYVNELAPRPHNSGHYTMEACATSQFEQHIRAICGLPLGDTSLLSPVVMVNVLGEHLEGIIARTGQADAEALELGVIPKLHIYGKTEAKTGRKMGHVNLLCQDVEEGLQWIEQTNLWRNTNL
- the purF gene encoding amidophosphoribosyltransferase, yielding MSHELTTGPLWTGDYYNEGSGKEGLDKLKEECGVFGVFKHPDAASLSYYGLHALQHRGEESAGMCVSDGNEFHYHRGMGLVKEVFTKDLMQTLTGDISIGHVRYSTSGDSKLTNAQPLVFKYRDGDLAVATNGNIVNAPTIRRELEQGGSIFQTTSDTEVIAHLIARSSKGLVEAAKDAFQRIVGGYAFLIMTNDKLLVASDPHGLRPLTMGKLGDAYLFASETCALETIGAELIRDIEPGELLVLDADGLHEDRFDHHKHRKALCAMEYIYFARPDSDMNGANQHAARKRMGSRMAIESFVDADLVTGVPDSSISAAIGYAEQTGIPYEMGMIKNKYTGRTFIQPSQELREQGVKMKLSAVRRVVEGKRVVMIDDSIVRGTTSRRIVNMLRDAGATEVHVRITSPPFKNPCFYGIDTPDSRELIASQLSVEEICREINADSLSFLSPDGLITSIQGDNQDDYKGGLCLACFDNDYPTRLDFGGEEKFGCSC
- the purS gene encoding phosphoribosylformylglycinamidine synthase subunit PurS, which produces MIKATVYVTIKQSVLDPQGVAVQGALHSMGFNEVESVRIGKVMELTLDTTDRAEAEKRLTVMCEKLLANTVVEDYRYELEG
- a CDS encoding phosphoribosylaminoimidazolesuccinocarboxamide synthase; the encoded protein is MALSTAADLVKAPLLYKGKVRELYDLGEHFLIVVTDRISAFDYVLDPAVPEKGNVLNKLSSFWFELTDDMMDNHVVHTDVNQLGDVITDPEQLKDRIMVTRKAERIDIECVVRGYITGGGWRQYEKSGEVNGIKLPEGLRKNAKLDVPIFTPAAKNDVGHDEDIPMDRMKEIVGDALAIELQEKSLRLYEFARDYCDQRGIILADCKFEFGMVDGKVILIDEIFTPDASRFWAQENYALDIEIDSMDKEPVRTYLLGSDWDKNSKPDPLPQEVVEATTARYVDIYNRLTEK